One genomic window of Cupriavidus sp. P-10 includes the following:
- a CDS encoding (2Fe-2S)-binding protein produces MSESDSLSPTEAPSPSLISAVAIQLTVNGNRYELSVEPWVSLLDLLRERLRLSGTKKGCDHGQCGACTILVDGQRINACLTLAVSYDNADITTVEGLAEQAGSAGLHPLQQAFIDHDAFQCGYCTPGQLCSAAGLMNEHPPANEAEIRERLSGNLCRCGAYPQIVQAVSAVLWHRRDKGTVPELP; encoded by the coding sequence ATGTCAGAATCCGATTCCTTGTCTCCGACGGAGGCGCCTTCTCCCTCACTCATCAGTGCTGTAGCGATCCAGCTGACGGTCAATGGGAACCGCTACGAGTTGTCTGTGGAGCCCTGGGTTTCGCTGCTCGACCTGCTGCGCGAGCGCCTCCGACTAAGCGGGACCAAGAAGGGCTGCGACCACGGCCAATGCGGCGCCTGCACCATCCTGGTCGACGGCCAGCGGATCAATGCCTGCCTGACACTAGCGGTGTCGTACGACAACGCCGACATCACCACGGTCGAGGGGCTCGCGGAGCAGGCGGGCAGCGCTGGCCTGCATCCGCTGCAGCAGGCCTTCATCGACCACGACGCCTTTCAGTGCGGCTATTGCACGCCCGGGCAGCTGTGCTCGGCCGCGGGGCTGATGAACGAGCATCCGCCGGCCAACGAAGCGGAGATCCGCGAGCGGCTGAGCGGCAACCTGTGCCGCTGTGGCGCCTATCCGCAAATCGTGCAGGCTGTCTCCGCGGTGCTGTGGCATCGGCGCGACAAGGGCACCGTACCGGAGCTGCCATGA
- a CDS encoding NUDIX domain-containing protein — translation MRLIRHSVGLVVLRPTAGQWLCLVLRAYRNWDMPKGMPEPDEQPLSAAMREAREETGLSTLELRWGEDYRETEPYANGKIARFYLAVSPMGEVSLPISAELKRPEHHEFRWVTFAEAEQLLPSRFEPILEWAQSMAGAPG, via the coding sequence ATGAGGCTCATTAGGCATTCTGTTGGTTTAGTTGTGCTCCGGCCTACTGCTGGTCAGTGGCTCTGCCTGGTCCTGCGTGCATACCGGAATTGGGACATGCCCAAAGGCATGCCTGAGCCTGATGAGCAGCCGCTATCGGCCGCGATGCGGGAAGCCAGGGAGGAAACTGGCTTGTCAACGCTTGAGCTTCGCTGGGGAGAGGACTATCGCGAAACGGAACCTTATGCGAACGGCAAGATTGCGCGCTTCTATCTTGCGGTGTCACCCATGGGGGAGGTGAGCTTACCAATTAGCGCTGAACTAAAGCGCCCAGAACACCACGAGTTTCGCTGGGTGACATTTGCGGAGGCCGAGCAACTGCTGCCATCTCGGTTCGAGCCGATACTGGAATGGGCGCAGAGCATGGCCGGAGCACCGGGTTAA